One segment of Enterobacter ludwigii DNA contains the following:
- a CDS encoding NAD(P)/FAD-dependent oxidoreductase, whose protein sequence is MERFDAVVIGAGAAGMFCAAMAGQAGRRVLLLDNGKKPGRKILMSGGGRCNFTNLYVEPAAYLSQNRHFCKSALARYTQWDFIDLVGKHGIAWHEKTLGQLFCDDSAQQIVDMLVAECEKGGVVMRLRTEVLEVSRDEQGYTLQLNGESVSADNLVIASGGLSMPGLGASPFGYKIAEQFGLNVLPTRAGLVPFTLHKPLLEQLQTLSGVSVPSVITAEDGTVFRENLLFTHRGLSGPAVLQISSYWQPGEFVTVNLLPDCDLEAFLNEQRAAHPNQSLKNTLAMQLPKRLVECLQVLGQIPDVSLKQLNSREQAVLVETLTAWRVQPNGTEGYRTAEVTLGGVDTHELSSRTMEARNVPGLYFIGEVMDVTGWLGGYNFQWAWASAWACAQAL, encoded by the coding sequence GTGGAAAGGTTTGATGCCGTGGTAATTGGCGCCGGTGCGGCGGGTATGTTTTGTGCGGCGATGGCCGGACAGGCGGGTCGTCGCGTGCTGTTGCTGGATAACGGTAAAAAGCCAGGACGTAAAATTCTGATGTCCGGTGGCGGGCGCTGCAACTTTACAAATCTCTATGTTGAACCCGCAGCTTATCTGAGCCAGAACCGTCATTTTTGCAAATCGGCCCTGGCGCGTTACACCCAGTGGGACTTTATCGACCTGGTGGGTAAGCACGGTATCGCATGGCATGAGAAGACGCTGGGCCAGCTGTTCTGTGATGACTCCGCCCAGCAGATTGTCGATATGCTGGTGGCCGAGTGCGAGAAGGGCGGCGTGGTGATGCGCCTGCGCACGGAAGTGCTGGAGGTGTCCCGCGATGAGCAGGGCTACACGCTGCAGTTAAACGGGGAAAGCGTCAGCGCCGATAACCTGGTGATTGCCAGCGGTGGCCTCTCCATGCCGGGGCTCGGTGCTTCACCATTCGGCTACAAGATTGCCGAACAGTTTGGCCTGAACGTGCTGCCCACCCGTGCGGGGCTGGTACCGTTCACCCTGCATAAGCCCCTGCTGGAACAGCTCCAGACGCTTTCTGGCGTCTCGGTGCCGTCGGTCATTACGGCTGAAGACGGTACGGTGTTCCGTGAAAACCTGCTGTTTACCCACCGTGGTCTTTCCGGCCCGGCGGTATTGCAAATTTCCAGCTACTGGCAGCCAGGGGAGTTTGTCACGGTTAACCTGCTACCCGATTGCGACCTGGAGGCTTTCCTCAACGAGCAACGCGCGGCGCACCCGAATCAAAGCCTGAAAAACACGCTGGCCATGCAGTTGCCAAAACGTCTGGTGGAATGTTTGCAGGTGCTGGGGCAGATCCCCGATGTGTCGCTCAAGCAGCTTAACAGCCGCGAACAGGCGGTGCTGGTTGAGACGTTGACAGCCTGGCGGGTGCAGCCCAACGGCACCGAAGGCTATCGCACGGCGGAAGTGACGCTTGGCGGGGTCGACACCCATGAACTCTCCTCACGCACCATGGAAGCGCGCAACGTGCCGGGGCTCTATTTTATTGGCGAAGTGATGGATGTGACCGGCTGGCTCGGCGGGTACAATTTCCAGTGGGCATGGGCAAGTGCCTGGGCGTGTGCGCAGGCGCTGTAA